The Aspergillus fumigatus Af293 chromosome 3, whole genome shotgun sequence region TTCCTGACGCCAAGTAATCAGTACGCCCTTCGAAAGTGCTAACCCTATGACTGGCAAACGATAGGCCGCACACAGAAAGGCAGAAACTCGACTGTTCAATGGGGTGAAGGATTCTCATTCCTCGTGCGATCATGGTTGGCGTGCAAGAATGTCCAAAGCTACCTTAAGCTGGGTGTACTGCGATATACTACATCTGCAATCCATTGGTCTGTAACTCGGCTTGTATGATCAGCGATGGGCGTGTATGCTCCCAGCTGATTTTGTCAACAAGCACAAGGTATGCTCTGAATGAGTCAAGGTCCATACTTGTGCTCTGTAAGGTACTGTCACGGAACAGGGTGCAAACGCTGTAAACAcggcttactaaggcacggggagaagttcttaATAGTGGTTCCATAGTTGGTACATGTATCCtatccatcatccatccataatcAACAATACAATGTTTCGGGcgtttccatcaaatccgtcAGTATAATCATcagtacctaggtaggtagtTAACATCATACTCCGCATTATGACTAACTAGCAAACTGCCAATCAGGTGATGTACAAACAAGCGGACGGACGCCGAACATCGGAGTTCGCTGTCCAATAATGGCGTTAAGGTAATTGGCCTTTGGCCGCGCTAGGCCGCTGTCGGTTAGCTGGTCCAGATGCTCTCCCCGAAGTCTGACTCTTCACTCGGCCTCTTTTGGGCGTCTTTCCCTACTGAATTTCGGGTCCAGCAATTCcatctcctctcctctctccaAACCCTCCATTTCTCTCTTATTTTGGCCTGGCAGTCATCCGCCATCAAGATGATGCCTTTAAGACCATCAAAGAGCGTTCTGCGCTCTTTCCACTACCAGAAGTACATTGCTGCTGGTGGAAGACCGTTTACCTGTTCGTCCGTTGCCGGTACAGTTTCGCCCCACCGCTTTTCTGCTCAAAAGCGCAACCAGAGTACTGCAACAGCTACGGCTTCGTGAGTTTTCTCTTCGGGATAGGACTTTCAGAAAGTGCTTGTCAACGGACACTGACATTTCAATGCCATAGAAACTCAAGGCCTATTCCAAGTCCCGCCTTCAACCAGGAGCCTCATCGCAATGAAGTTTCACCTCTGCAAAATCGGCACCTACCCGAGCTGGACGACTCGTAAGTCAATTCAGAAGGCGTCACATCAATTGATCGTTTAGAACAAGCCTAATTACGGTGATGAGCAGGTTTGTCGGTCTTAGTGGTGGGCAGATCTTCCACGAGATGATGCTCCGACTTGGTGTTAAGCACATCTGTGAGTCATCCCTCGCTTACCACCCTTTTGTTCAAGCTCCCTTCAACAGACGGTATACTGAACTCGCAAACCAGTTGGCTACCCCGGTGGTGCCATTCTCCCCGTGTTCGATGCCATCTACAACTCTAAGCACTTTGACTTCGTTCTCCCTCGCCATGAACAGGGTGCCGGACATATGGCCGAAGGTTACGCACGTGCTTCTGGCAAACCCGGTGTCGTCCTCGTTACTTCCGGACCAGGAGCCACCAATGTCATTACACCTATGCAGGACGCTCTTTCTGACGGTACCCCAATGGTTGTTTTCTGTGGTCAGGTTCCCACTAGCTCGATCGGTACCGATTCTTTCCAGGAGGCCGATGTCGTCGGTATCTCGAGAGCCTGTACCAAATGGAATGTTATGGTTAAGTCCGTTGCGGAGCTCCCTCGTCGGATCCAGGAGGCTTTCGAGATTGCAACCAGCGGTCGCCCGGGACCAGTTCTGGTCGATCTCCCCAAGGACATCACCGCTGGCATCCTTCGCAAGCCCATTCCCATGAATAGCACTATCCCTTCCCTCCCGAGTGCTGCTACGATGGCTGCTCGTGAGCTCAGCATGAAGCAGCTCGAGAGCAGCATTGACCGTGTCGCCCGCCTCGTTAACATCGCCCAGAAGCCCGTTTTGTATGTCGGGCAGGGTCTTCTCGCTCGCCCAGATGGTCCCAAAGTGCTGAAGGAATTGGCGGACAAGGCCTGCATTCCTGTCACTACGACTCTGCAGGGTCTCGGAGGCTTTGATGAACTTGACCCCAAGGCTCTTCACATGCTGGGAATGCACGGATCTGCCTACGCCAACATGGCTATGCAGGAAGCCGATTTGATCATTGCCGTTGGCGCCCGTTTTGACGATCGTGTGACCGGTAACCTCTCCAAGTTTGCTCCTCAGGCCAAGTTGGCTGCATCTGAGAAACGTGGTGGAATCGTCCACTTCGAAATCATGCCCAAGAACATCAACAAGGTCGTTCAGGCCAACGAGGCTGTGGAGGGCGATTGTGCCGAGAACATCCGCCTCCTGCTTCCCCATGTCAAGCCGGTCTCTGAAAGACCAGAATGGTTTGCTCAGATCAATGACTGGAAAGCCCGCTTCCCCTTTTCTCTGTACGAGAAGCAGAGCCCGGAGGGCCCCATCAAGCCCCAGGCCTTGATTGAGAAACTCAGCGATCTCACTGCCCCCATCAAAGACCGCACCATCATCACTACCGGTGTCGGTCAGCATCAGATGTGGGCTGCCCAGCACTTCCGTTGGCGCCATCCCCGCACCATGATTACCTCTGGTGGTCTCGGTACCATGGGATACGGCCTTCCCGCTGCTATCGGCGCCAAGGTCGCACGCCCCGATTGCCTCGTCATTGATATCGATGGTGACGCTTCGTTCAACATGACTCTTACTGAACTTACCACGGCTGCTCAGTTCAACATCGGCGTCAAGGTCCTCCTTCTGAACAACGAAGAGCAGGGCATGGTGACACAATGGCAGAACCTGTTTTACGAGGACCGGTACTCGCATACCCACCAGAAGAACCCTGACTTTGTGCCCATGGCTCGGTCTATGGGTGTCGCTGCTGAGCGCTGCACTAAGCCTTCtgaggtggaggagaagctgaagtgGCTGATCGAGAGCGATGGTCCCGCTCTGCTTGAGGTCTTCACTGACCGCAAGGTGCCCGTGCTCCCCATGGTTCCCGCCGGTAGCGCCCTGCACGAGTTCCTGGTCTATGATgaagccaaggagaaggagagaaaggccCTCCTGAGAAGCAGAACCGCCCCCGAGTACCTTCACAAGTGATCATGTAGACGCTTTCGGCTTTGCAACGTTGCTTACTAATCTTTCATCTTTCTGTTGATATCCATGGCGTTTCTGGCGGGTTCTAAAACGCAACTGGGCAGAGATGTATGCTTAAATCGGCATCCAGCCTCTAACACAAAGTTTTCTCCCTCATGAATGTGGGGAAAGATCGGAAGGGGACTCAAAAGTGACACTCTATTCAGTCCATTTCTCTTCACAgccccttcttcctcatgttCTCTTGGCATGTCAATTGTAATCTTGCGAGAAAAAAAATCTGCCCCTGGTTCTGTCGGACATTAGCTTGTATATAATGCACATTATCATTGCTTTTGAAGGTTGCTTAGTTTGGAAACCTTTCATGTATGTCTTAGGGAAGGATGGACAAATCGATGATTGATATCACAGACTGTCTCTGAAGATTTGAAATGAAGATTACATCTATGAACACTCAGACAAATTGATACTCCTTTACGAAAACTACGCCGTCGATCCCAGTTATATGATAATAGAGGCAGGTGACTCGTTATGCTACAGTATCCGCCATCAGTAAAGGGAGGTGATCATGCAATAGATGCGTgctatcacgtgatattaTGTTGAACGTTGGTGATTCCTGAGGCCATCAAAAGGCAAATCCTTGAAAGCCGCGGTCCGTATCCGAGGAAGCGGTCGATCGACTCCGCCCTCCGATTGACGACTGAGTGATGAATAAACTATCTCCCCtcttcccatcatcatcaccatcataAAGTTCTGTAGTTCGGTTTGTGACTCAGCTACACCCTCGATTTGCACGATGCCAGGCACATATATCGTCTTCTAGAATTACGGATTTCTagtcttcctcttcgcttgATCATCTTCACCACGATCTGTCGCAACCATGGCTTCTGCCCCAGGATATCCCGCCACTACCAGCAGAGCTCGATCATCGGATGCCACATCAGTTCGAGACGAGACTACCGCGAACACAGACAGAGGCAGTTTCACAGGCGACTCACCCGCAGAATCCATGGAGGGCAACGAGACGGTTTTTCTCAACAAACCAGTCGCATCCAGCGAGGATGTGTCAACTGCCGCCTCTGACACCGCCACCGCCAGCAAATCTCCTGTCCCGAGTTCGACCGCCACTGAATCCGTGAATGAAGAACCGCGCAAGTGCTGGATCTGTTACACCGACGAGACGGAAGATTCCCCCTTGAACTCAGAAT contains the following coding sequences:
- a CDS encoding acetolactate synthase catalytic subunit → MLSPKSDSSLGLFWASFPTEFRVQQFHLLSSLQTLHFSLILAWQSSAIKMMPLRPSKSVLRSFHYQKYIAAGGRPFTCSSVAGTVSPHRFSAQKRNQSTATATASNSRPIPSPAFNQEPHRNEVSPLQNRHLPELDDSFVGLSGGQIFHEMMLRLGVKHIFGYPGGAILPVFDAIYNSKHFDFVLPRHEQGAGHMAEGYARASGKPGVVLVTSGPGATNVITPMQDALSDGTPMVVFCGQVPTSSIGTDSFQEADVVGISRACTKWNVMVKSVAELPRRIQEAFEIATSGRPGPVLVDLPKDITAGILRKPIPMNSTIPSLPSAATMAARELSMKQLESSIDRVARLVNIAQKPVLYVGQGLLARPDGPKVLKELADKACIPVTTTLQGLGGFDELDPKALHMLGMHGSAYANMAMQEADLIIAVGARFDDRVTGNLSKFAPQAKLAASEKRGGIVHFEIMPKNINKVVQANEAVEGDCAENIRLLLPHVKPVSERPEWFAQINDWKARFPFSLYEKQSPEGPIKPQALIEKLSDLTAPIKDRTIITTGVGQHQMWAAQHFRWRHPRTMITSGGLGTMGYGLPAAIGAKVARPDCLVIDIDGDASFNMTLTELTTAAQFNIGVKVLLLNNEEQGMVTQWQNLFYEDRYSHTHQKNPDFVPMARSMGVAAERCTKPSEVEEKLKWLIESDGPALLEVFTDRKVPVLPMVPAGSALHEFLVYDEAKEKERKALLRSRTAPEYLHK